One window of Candidatus Eisenbacteria bacterium genomic DNA carries:
- a CDS encoding ATP-binding protein, translating to MSSSRVTASVQGYGLAVVSVAAAIGTGVLARSLGIEQVELPLVLMAVAVTVWNAGLPAGLAAVVLSALGFDYFFIEPLYEFDFSPVQRPLVVVVFVFALVIATFSAHRRRVERELREASAALEREVAERTRQARLLDLTHDSIFVDDWNNVITYWNRGAEELYGWTAQQAVGQYAHELLRTVFSVPVEEIRAELLRTDRWEGELQKTRKDGTQVTVATRWSLFRDAADRPVAILASDNDITDRRRREEEIGKLNESLARRTTELQATNKELEAFAYSISHDLRAPLRHVAGYAELLQKNAAAQMDDKSRRYMTLIVEAAKRMGNLIDDLLAFSRIGRAETRKTRVSLDALVREAMEEVRPETEGRDITWAVGALPDVYADRAMLRLALVNLMSNAIKFTRTRPQAKIEIGPTDTDDGAIGVFVRDNGVGFDMRYASKLFGVFQRLHSADAFEGTGIGLATVQRIVQRHGGRVWAEGVVDGGATFCFSLPKSW from the coding sequence ATGTCGTCGAGCCGCGTGACCGCAAGCGTGCAGGGTTACGGCCTCGCCGTCGTCTCCGTGGCCGCGGCCATCGGCACCGGGGTCCTCGCTCGATCGCTGGGAATCGAGCAAGTCGAGTTGCCGCTGGTTCTGATGGCCGTCGCCGTGACGGTCTGGAACGCGGGGCTGCCGGCCGGCCTGGCGGCCGTCGTCCTGTCGGCGCTGGGCTTCGACTACTTCTTCATCGAGCCGCTGTACGAGTTCGACTTCTCCCCGGTTCAACGACCGCTGGTGGTCGTCGTTTTCGTCTTCGCGCTCGTGATCGCGACGTTCAGCGCGCATCGGCGCCGCGTCGAGCGCGAACTGCGCGAGGCCAGCGCCGCGCTGGAGCGGGAGGTGGCCGAGCGAACCCGGCAAGCCCGCCTGCTCGACCTCACGCACGACTCGATCTTCGTGGACGACTGGAACAACGTCATCACGTACTGGAACCGCGGCGCCGAGGAGCTCTATGGATGGACGGCCCAGCAGGCCGTCGGGCAGTACGCGCACGAGCTCCTGCGGACGGTGTTCAGCGTCCCGGTCGAGGAGATCCGGGCCGAGCTCCTGCGGACCGATCGCTGGGAAGGCGAGCTGCAGAAGACCCGGAAGGATGGAACGCAGGTGACGGTGGCCACGCGGTGGTCGCTGTTCCGGGACGCGGCCGACCGGCCCGTCGCCATTCTCGCGAGCGACAACGACATCACGGACCGCAGGCGCCGGGAGGAGGAGATCGGGAAGCTGAACGAGTCTCTGGCGAGGCGCACCACCGAGCTGCAGGCCACCAACAAGGAGCTGGAGGCATTCGCCTATTCCATCTCCCACGACCTGCGGGCGCCGCTCCGCCACGTCGCCGGCTATGCCGAGCTGCTCCAGAAGAACGCCGCCGCCCAGATGGACGACAAGAGCCGGCGGTACATGACGCTGATCGTCGAAGCTGCCAAGCGCATGGGCAATCTCATCGACGATCTGCTCGCCTTCTCGCGGATCGGCCGCGCCGAGACGCGCAAGACCCGGGTGAGCCTCGACGCGCTCGTCAGGGAGGCCATGGAGGAGGTGCGCCCGGAGACCGAGGGCCGCGACATCACCTGGGCCGTCGGCGCCCTGCCCGACGTCTACGCCGACCGCGCCATGCTCCGCCTGGCGCTCGTGAACCTGATGTCGAACGCAATCAAGTTCACGCGCACCCGCCCGCAGGCGAAGATCGAGATCGGCCCCACGGACACCGACGACGGCGCGATCGGCGTCTTCGTCCGGGACAACGGCGTCGGCTTCGACATGCGGTACGCCAGCAAGCTGTTCGGGGTGTTCCAGCGGCTGCACTCCGCGGACGCCTTCGAAGGGACCGGAATCGGCCTCGCCACCGTGCAACGCATAGTCCAGCGTCATGGCGGCCGCGTGTGGGCGGAGGGGGTGGTCGACGGGGGGGCGACCTTCTGTTTCTCGCTTCCGAAGTCGTGGTAG
- a CDS encoding response regulator, giving the protein MTELGRILMVEDDPNDVELTMTALAEYNLANEVVVTGDGAEALDYLYCRGSFAGRTTDNPAVLLLDLKLPKVDGLEVLRQIKADEKLRVIPVVVLTSSREERDLVESYRLGVNAYVVKPVDFHEFVNAIKELGVFWAVINQPPPGSIRKGPQT; this is encoded by the coding sequence ATGACGGAGCTCGGACGAATCCTGATGGTCGAGGACGATCCCAACGACGTGGAGCTGACGATGACCGCCCTCGCCGAATACAACCTCGCCAACGAGGTCGTGGTCACGGGCGACGGCGCCGAGGCGCTCGATTATCTGTACTGCCGCGGCAGCTTCGCCGGCCGCACCACCGACAACCCAGCCGTCTTGCTCCTCGATCTCAAGCTGCCCAAGGTGGACGGCCTCGAGGTGCTGCGGCAGATCAAGGCCGACGAGAAGCTGCGGGTGATTCCGGTGGTGGTGCTCACCTCGTCGCGGGAGGAGCGCGACCTCGTGGAGAGCTATCGGCTGGGGGTGAACGCCTACGTGGTGAAGCCGGTCGACTTTCACGAGTTCGTCAACGCAATAAAGGAGCTGGGTGTCTTCTGGGCCGTCATCAACCAGCCCCCGCCGGGCAGCATCCGCAAGGGGCCGCAGACGTAG